TAAGATTATTCTTTCATagattattttaatttgtttccAATTTCGTTTGGGTAAGAGTTTTTAGAGGGACTTTAATCTCCCAATGTTAATTGTCTttacatgatttaattttctCAATGTGACGTTCATTTTTCTGTATTAGATTGTTTACCCCTCGTTCTTCATTAAGAGGTGTCAAATCCCTGTGTGGGTTTTGATTTGTTTCTTTGCTGCATCAATTTGGTATCTGAGCTTTGTGTGAATTTTGTTCGTTTCCATGCTACATCAATTTGGTATTAGAGCTCTGTGTGAGTTTTAATCTGCTTCCATACTGCATCATCAAGATTTTGAGTTTAGGAACACAAACGAGATTAATCTGGAAGGAATAGGTTTGTGATTGGTTTAGTGCATTCCTTGTATTGAGGTGTTTCTATGCTTCTTGTTATTCGGTGGAAATTTTGGTTTCCTGTGGTagccatgttttttttttttccaatactGCTTCAGCTCCTATTGGAATGTGCACACAAGGGCGATGCTTGATTTCAGATGCACGCTTTTCTAAGGTCAAGAATATTGATTTCTCTTACTTAAATACCCTAAACTTGGTGGCCTAAGCTTGTCCTTGCTTGAGAAACTGGGATCTATATTAGTTCGGCTGTTTCAAGCTTGGTGTTTATCCAAGAAAGTGGGGCTAAAACGAGAAAATGGCATTTCAATTTGTCCCACACCGGAGGCGACAGGCTATTGAAGAAGTCCAGAAGTGCTAGATTAGTCTATTAACATTGACTTTGGTTTAGTATTTCGTCTAGTGGTTTGGGTTTATCAAGTTAATGAGCCATTTCCTCATTTGGGCCAGAGTGAGACATGTGGTACCAGAGCATAGATCTAGCCTTGGTAAGATGTTTCACTTGGAAAGTTCTGCCCATGATAGTATAGTCACCATTCATCACATGCTGCCAAACAAAAATTTTGGGCCTTCTTGAGGATGCCAAGCTTCATTTGGGGAAGATTGTGACAACCTTGTTTAGTCTCAATTGGTTTTCTGTTCTAATGAAGGTATATATAATTAAGGCATAGAGGACTACTATACCATTGAGTTTGGTCATTGTAGGTTAGCCCTTCAAGCCTATCAAGTTAATAAAGCAATTCTCTTATTTGGTTTGATTGTGAGAAAATTTGTTTCTGTTTTTGAGGAAAACAAAGACAATATTCTCCTTATATGTGAATGATATAAATATGTTCATTGGGTAATTTATTCAAAAAATGTCACAGAGTGGATGTGTTACTTGCTGAATAACAATCTAAGACCTAGTCGTCTCCTCATGATGACAAGTGACTAACAGATCCAGGTCACGTATGAAGGATGACCATGTTATATAGAAAAGATGAACACTTCTCTTGCCATTATGCAGTAAGTTAAACATGCTTCTTTATATGACCGACTTTGCTAGTTTAAGAAATTAAATCCAATAAAAATTTTCATCTAGGGATAGCTGCAGAAGTTCATTCTGTTCTTTTACTAACTTCGTTCATAAAATTAACTAATGAATTTTATTACATTCTAACAGTTTTTCTGGCCATTGTAGTGGTTTTACTACAGATAGCATTCTAAAAGTACTTCAAGGTGAGAGAGTTGGTACCCTCTTTCATCAGGATGCAGCTAATTGGGGATTGCAAGGAGAAGACACTGCTCGTGACATGGCAATTTCAGCAAGGGAATGTTCGAGGAGACTTCAGGTACTGTGCATCACGACAAGGACCAAGAGAGAAATCTAGGAATTTCTGGTCCAccattatgttttttttatctGCATGCTCTTCCTATTTGACCGTGATAGTCTAGAATGTGCAACAGTATAATATCTTTTAGTTAACTTTTAACTGCATTTGGTTTCCTTCCTAGAGCTTATCATCAGATGCCCGCAAGAAGATTATGATGGACATTGCCAATGCATTAGAGGCAAATGAGAAATTAATTAGAACTGAGAATGAGGTTGATGTTGCTGCTACACAACAAGCTGGATATGAGAAACCATTGATCTCTAGGTTGACATTGAAGGCAGGCAAGGCAAGAGATTGCATAAATTTGTTATTTCTCTTCTGGCATAAGTATATTTCTAACTGTCTTGTTCATTTTTATGGTAGATATCTAGCCTTGCAAATTCAATTCGTGCACTTGCAGATATGGAGGACCCAATATCCCGGGTTTTGGAAAGAACTGAGGTCAGAATTCTTGCCTACAGATTTACACAATTTCCTTGGTTGTTGGTATAACTGTAATATTTCAAGAACTTCAATTTCAATTTTGTTTTTCTGCATGCATATTAATGCTGTCATATGTtctttgaaaaacctaaatccaaTGTATGATATTGATTCAGGTTGCAGATGGTCTAATCTTAGAAAAGACAGCTTGCCCATTGGGTGTTCTCCTCATTGTTTTTGAGTCGAGGCCTGATGCTTTAATCCAGGTAAAAGCATCGTGCTtcatttttaattcatttttcTCTTCATACATTATAGGCAAAGCTTTTGGAGACTACAGCACCATGCTTATTCTAAAAGTTTGTGTTGCAAAGCTTGGTATATgtagtttttatgttttttttttattttcctcgaATTACATCATCCTGAGCATTGACTGTCATGTACAATATACAAATATGAACCAATTCTGAACATTCCATTCTAAAAAATGTCAGATAGTTATGCATCATTAAAGGTATACTCGAAAGACTTTAGCTTTATCATTGTCAATAATCTACAAAATATAATTCACATCTGTCTTTGTAAGGTTGAAAAGTTTCACATCATCTTCATATGTCTATAGCCCCGGGAGAAACAAAAACATGTTGTGTTGCTATAATTGCATTACTGTTATTCCTTTTTTGCCATTTATTCCATGTTGATAAGCAGAGTCTCTCTAGTCCATGCTTTGAAGTACTTCTTGAGTCGTACTGGTCATGTAAGGATATCTTTGTGTCATAGGCCTTGTGTTTGAAGTACAATTAGAATTTGTTAATAGTATGCTTGTCATTTTGCAATTCACTTATTGTATCACTTTATTTTCTCTTGTAGATTGCATCGTTAGCCATTCTAAGTGGCAACGGTCTTCTTCTTAAAGGTGGGAAAGAAGCCATGAGATCTAATGCAATCTTGCATAAGGTCAGTTTATTAGTTGCAGATAGATGCCACATAATATTTCCATTCTGCTAAATCGTGCAGTAACAGGTTCATTTCCATTTTAATACTAAAGCACCGCTCAAATCACTGTTTTCTGAATAGGTAATTACAGAAGCAATTCCAGCAGTTGTAGGTGAGAAGCTCATTGGTCTTGTCACACCTAGAGAAGAGATTCCCGATCTACTAAAGGTGACCTGGTTTTAGAAGAATATTTGGTTTGTGGAAGCTTTGAAAATATATCTTGttgtaaaataaaaaacttcATTGTTTTTGAAACTTTTTTCAGCTTGATGATGTAATTGATCTTGTGATTCCACGAGGAAGCAATAAATTGGTTACACAAATCAAGGAATCCACCAAGATTCCTGTTCTGGGTCATTCAggtaatataaataaataaggtATTTATTCTACTTTAAGTGTATTGGCTTTGTTGATTTGAACATTATGAGTGATGTAGCACAGAATTCAAACTAGGGATAAGATCAACGTAGCAGTCCTAAAGTAGTTGGGACCAGCACAGTTTGATGATGATGAATTTACCTCATGTGCATTATTACTCTACAATTTTTCTGTTATGTATTAAATCACATCTTAATGTTTACCATCCAGATGGCATTTGTCATGTTTATCTCGATAAATCTGCTGACATGGAAATGGCGTCCAGGATTGTATTGGATGCGAAAATTGACTATCCAGCTACTTGTAATGCTATGGTATGTCTCGATCTGACTGAAACTTGGTCTATGACAATGGCTTTCTATTTCTATATTGGAGAATTGGAGAGTGAATGTACAGCTTTTTTTTACCATTCCTAGCCAGGTTCTGATTTATCATGGTATCCCTTTCTGTAGAATATGTAATTTACCTTCTTTTTGGACCTACATGCGACCTCTTGACTTGTTGCATTCTTCTCTTCATTTCCAATAAACTCCAAATTTAGTTATTAGTTAGATCTTCATATCTTGTCCTTGGTACACCTGTTTCTTAGCTTGTGGTCTCGACTTTTcactgtttttgaaaattttgacagAAGGCTGGATCTAGTTCTCAAAATATTGCATCTTTTACCATCCTTCATTTGTGAGAATTACTTTTGAGATCTCTTTTCCAAAAATTTTGAACTCTATAGGCAATTCCCTTTGCAATTTAACACTCCTGACGATTTCAACTAGTCAGCATCCTTTATTTAAATGCCTTCATATTCTTGTATTTAGTACTCTAAATCTGTTATTCAAGAAATACTTGATTCAAAGTTGGTCTCTGTTACTTGCAGGAAACACTTCTTATCCACAGAGATCTCTTGAATAATGAGTGGCTTAATGATTTACTGGTAGAACTCAAAAGTGAAGGTCTGATGTTGCTATTaagttgaaattttttaaatttgacaaCTAGTATTGGGTAGACTAGTATCTGTTTGCAAAATTTATGCTGCAAGGAGATTGTACTTCATGAGTCATAGTTTTAAACTTTAAATTCATGGAATTGTGAAACTTTAGAAATTCACTGCATGTCCAATTTCAGGTGTTGCCTTGTTTGGCGGACCTCGAGCAAGTCAAGAGTTTGGTTTTTCAGAAGCACCATCCTTACATCACGAATACAACAAAATGGCTTGTACGGTTGAAGTCGTCGATGATGTTCATGCTGCAATTAACCATATACATCAATATGGAAGGTATACTACTGTTTTAATCACTATCAGTTTTTCTTGATGATTTATCTGTCATAATTTAGAAACTATCACAATAAATCAACTTCATGGAACATTGACCTTGAATTTCATTGCCAGTGCACATACTGATTGCATTATTGCCAAGGATATTGCAACTGCGGAGATCTTCCTAAGTCAAGTTGACAGGTATGACAATGGTGTTTGATGCTATATTACATTTTTCATTAGGGGCGGAGTTGTTTGTTGTTTAATTTGTTGCTTTCTGTGCGTTTCATGTTGTGCATCATCCAATTCTAGCACATATTTCACCGTTgtcatttttcttatttgcttacGGAGTTTAATTAAGATTACTTTAATCACTGTGAAGTATGTCTTCTCTAAGCTGTGTAAATATTGTGCATGCGTCTTCAGAATAGTGAGCTTGCCCAATTCTAATCCCATACTTGATGTGACTACTATGCGTTGTTATATTATTATCCATTTTTTTATCACTTCAGTGAAATTTTTGTCCATTATCTTCTTGGTGCTCAAAGCATTGGTACCGGATCTCATAAAAGCTCACCATCCTACATAAACCCAAAAATATTACAGAGCTTGTTTAATCATCAGTTTCGAAGGAGATGACTTTAAGTAGAGAATGGAATATGGGTACAGATTGCATGTATCAGGGAATAAATATGTATATTTGACATTGAATTCATGCAGAGCGGCAAGAGATGCATTGTCATTCGTTGGTTGCTTAGAGCCTTAGATATTTCTAGTTTAGtataacataaaaaatatatatcaatatATGTGCATATCGTTGGTTTGTATGTAAGAAGAGATACCATGATCCCTTTTTGTTTATGAAGTGCTGCAGTATTTCACAATGCAAGCACACGTTTCTGCGACGGAGCCCGTTTCGGACTTGGAGCAGAGGTTATCTTTTTTTCCTTCCAAAATTTCACTCACTTGGTGTATATTATGATTACCTTACTCATGATCGCGTATTTGTTTGTTTATGACTCGAAGGTTGGTATAAGTACAAGTAGGATTCATGCTCGAGGCCCTGTTGGTGTCGAGGGATTGCTGACTACTAGATGGTAAGTTGCATGTTCAATCAACTATTTACCATTTGTTCTTTTCGTTAGATATTTACCTTTGCAGGATTGATCGTATTTAGACTCTTAGCTCATAAGAATTACAAGAGGATTTAGTGAGTCTGTTGATTAGCAACTGAAAAATACAATTAAAGCCTCATAAGATCAAGCTGTCATAGCTAGACAACAAACCGATGGATTGGAAAATTGTTTATTTCACTTTCATATGTTACCATTATTCGTTAGAGATCTACCCTTTTGTTACAATCCTGAGGAGTTCTTCCTCATCTGGCATAACAAACATGATATCATATTAATGACAGCTTTTGCAAACTTACAAACGATAAAGTGCTCGTGTATTGTCTAAATTCTCATCGCATCCAGGATTTTGAAAGGCAGCGGGCAAGTGGTGAATGGCGATGAAGGGGTAGTTTACACCCATCGGAAGCTTCCTCTAGTGAGTCCCAAACtctattcctatatatattttttttcctcttatttGTGGAAAGCTCAGTGAGCAATTAGAAAATGTTGAGTTTTTAAAAACTAGAAAATTTTAGCTACGAAACAAGCCTCAGACTTTCATTTAACTTGAATGATCATGCTAATTTGCACACTCAACTCTATCCAAATCTCTTTACAGGCAAATTAGCAACCAAGTGGCTATAATTTCGGTCAGGGGTCTCCCTGTTGATGCAAGAGTTGATTCCACGGCCTTCGAAAGGATTTGCATTTTATTCTCTATAGGGTTGGAACCCTTAAACAGGATTAGGGTTTGATGGTGCAtcaaatggaagctacgatcatAATAACTTGGTAAGgatgtaaataaaataaatattaataaatttggTGTTCGATTTACTAAGTGTTTCAATAAGTGTTTGTTTATGTtcgataaatatatataaaattaattaaataaaaaaaattaaaacaactcattaaatgaaatgaaattaataaatatttaatttattaatgttcATGAGTAaagattgaaaattatttatgaataatatcagtaaataaatttcttagcaaatttataatattaaattcattaattaaatacacttaaaaaatataaaaatatttaacaatcagtcacttttaaattaagtttaaattcgtAAAAAAAAATGGGTTAAATTTGAATAAGTTAAagtaattttgtttaaattaattaattaatttattatatatatatatatatatatataactgtatTTTATgagtaataattttaattaaataaaagtaATTGTATCGTatgctttagaaggactaaaatagatatatttttagaTGAAAAATAGGATAATAAATAATGGaccttaatttgatatttttaaaaattgagacGTACTTTTAATCATAAAGCAAATAAATGACacgttttgatttttcttttatttttttgtccTTTGATAATTATttagaaaatcataaaaatttaaatactatttaaaatcaataaaaaaataaagtttaaaaatatgttaaaaattatgattttagaATTTCAGAGATAATTTGACTATTTATAAgagaattttagattttttttcaaaaattaatttgataatttCAGACTAGCAAATACTCATAAGGTAGTTTTTTTGGGGGAAAATTTGCATGCAATCTCCGTTGGCAAACATAATTTTGCATGCAGTCCTACTTCTCAAattctttgttttcactccctagtcaaacatatttacctaattatCCATGatatttttaagtataaaaagttcaaaaatcagtataattcatcttaaattcagtacattaaatttagaatctagtatatttttaatCAAATTGAGTCAGATTCTTTTTTCATcttaattggatggaaaatatattagattttctttaaatgatactcaattggatgaaaaatatactagattttctttaaatgataaataatgctgaatttaggaggaattatattaagaaaaaagttgtgctcaatttaataaaaaatatactcgattctagtttaaagtgctaaatttaataggaattatactcgtttttagactatttgtatctaaaaaaatatgagagttaattttgatagaaaatatacacgattttctttaaatgttactcaattggatgaaaaaatactaaattttgtttaaatggtactgaatttaggagaaattatattaagcagggaaaaaatcatgcttaatttaatagaaaatatatttgattttaatGTAAAATACTAAATTTAACGGGAATTATATtcgtttttagattttttatacctaaaaaatattagagataattttgatagaaaatatactcgattctagtataaAATGCTgactttaagaaaaattatactcattcttggactttttatacctaaaaaatctgagggtaATTAGGTCATGATATTTACATGAGGGGAGTTGAAGCAAAGGAAACTTTGCATGTAGGGagttgaaataaaattttttgaataGAGGGACTACATGCAAAATTAAGAATGGGATTAAGGATTTTTCTCcactttatcatttttttttttaggaaaaattatgtatttttatttatttaacgtccaaataaaatatattcttAACGTCTTAAACCGGCACAGGTCCAATCGGGAGCGCGAACCCTGTCCGGCCTGACATGCGAGCCGAGCTCGGCCGTTCAATACGACACGTCGTCTACACCATACCGGACATAATACACAGATCAAGTTTGACCGATTAAATATACTCATTTATTGCCCACCGATCCTATTGAATTGTACTAGTGGGGCCCGTTGTCGTTGTCAGGACCGCGGGGCGAGATGCAATCCCCGCACCAGAAACTATTTACTTACCTCCGCTCACGTATACCCGATGCGATACCTTGCCTACTATTGTTCCGATCTAAACTCAGCTTATTATCCAATAAAAAGGAATAAAATATTCTATCGCCTCTCGTCGCATGAACGCTGTTCTTTCCCCTTCCATTCTGGCAGCTTGCTGGCGTCCCTTCGTTCTGCGCCTTGTTCGCGGTCTCACTCTTTCCGTCTTCGGGGCGGCATCGGATCAGGCGggaggtagtttttttttttttttttcaatctgcGCAATTTTCTCACCTTTTCCTAGTTCCTCCGTGTGCTTTCAAGGTCGAAGTTGAAAGAGAATGTATTTGTCTTTTGAATCCCTAATTTCCTTAATAGCTTTGCGATTGGAAGATCCTATCCATTTTACGTGCTTAATCTATGTTAGGGTAGATAAATTTTGTAACTTTGCTTCTTGATGCTGATTTTTGCGGAATGTACCGGTTATTTGGGGTCGCCTCGCATTCCGGAAGCAAATGAGGGAAGGTTCAGGAACAGTTATTGGGTTCTGGAGATGTCagactttctttttttttcatgggAAAGTAGAGAAAACCCATAATTTGTGTGAATTTGGGTATGTAAAAATGTGGTTGTGATATTTTTGTGAGAAGACCCAATATATTCCGAGATGGAAAGATATACAGATCGAAAAGAAAAACATAGTGAATGGAGAGGATAGTAGGAATTAGATTTCTTACAACTTG
This region of Zingiber officinale cultivar Zhangliang chromosome 9A, Zo_v1.1, whole genome shotgun sequence genomic DNA includes:
- the LOC122021784 gene encoding delta-1-pyrroline-5-carboxylate synthase-like; this translates as MDQTRAFVKDVKRLVIKVGTAVVTRTDGRLALGRLGALCEQVKELNVCGFEVILVTSGAVGVGRQRLRYRRLVNSSFADLQKPQLELDGKACAAVGQNGLMALYDVLFSQLDVTSSELLVTDNDFKDPDFRMQLCQTVNTLLSLKVIPVFNENDAISTRRAPYEDSSGIFWDNDSLAALLALELKADLLILLSDVEGLYSGPPSEPNSRLIHTYVKERHDSEITFGDKSRVGRGGMTAKVKAAVYAAYAGTPVVITSGFTTDSILKVLQGERVGTLFHQDAANWGLQGEDTARDMAISARECSRRLQSLSSDARKKIMMDIANALEANEKLIRTENEVDVAATQQAGYEKPLISRLTLKAGKISSLANSIRALADMEDPISRVLERTEVADGLILEKTACPLGVLLIVFESRPDALIQIASLAILSGNGLLLKGGKEAMRSNAILHKVITEAIPAVVGEKLIGLVTPREEIPDLLKLDDVIDLVIPRGSNKLVTQIKESTKIPVLGHSDGICHVYLDKSADMEMASRIVLDAKIDYPATCNAMETLLIHRDLLNNEWLNDLLVELKSEGVALFGGPRASQEFGFSEAPSLHHEYNKMACTVEVVDDVHAAINHIHQYGSAHTDCIIAKDIATAEIFLSQVDSAAVFHNASTRFCDGARFGLGAEVGISTSRIHARGPVGVEGLLTTRWILKGSGQVVNGDEGVVYTHRKLPLAN